Proteins encoded within one genomic window of Amycolatopsis nigrescens CSC17Ta-90:
- a CDS encoding ABC transporter family substrate-binding protein, protein MTRTRHRGLAPLVCAVVAALALSACGGGTGNGQGNNIQVRQQGTIDINEQPPEKVKQGGTFTFPLTGVIQQYNYQHAQGAFGDVQRLLRPIMPQPFVGKADGSVEVNKNYVESAEVISGDPQVVEIKINRRAKWSNGTPITWRDFEAAVNANSGKTPGFQPAVTAGFENVAKVERGADDQDVKITFARPYAEWKGMIQFLYPAAEMDTPEKFNKGWIGKVPVTGGPFRMKNIDDAAKTVTVEADPTWWGDKPKLDVIVFQVATQDAGPQAFASGALDAIDIGSSVPSFQAISQTPGAVVRKALSPNWRVLHVGAREGSPLRDLKVRQAVFQGIDRTTLVRAILGPIVPDATPLQNHIYVGGQQGYRQNGTEYGYDKGKAAQLLDEAGWVDGGTGVRTKDGKPLELRFVVPAGVKVSSDEAQLVQRQLGEIGIKITVETVDLDSWQNRYLTVGNFDLLNMSWLGTPFPLGQISDIYTYDPNLVRRNYGRVPDTQGIGDLFRVAQAELDDQKRMELGNRIDDAIWREFHSIPLYQRPDAIGVRSNVANFGAFGFATPDWTKVGFTA, encoded by the coding sequence GTGACGAGAACCCGGCACCGAGGACTGGCTCCGCTGGTGTGTGCCGTGGTCGCCGCGCTCGCGTTGTCCGCCTGCGGTGGTGGCACCGGTAACGGCCAGGGAAACAACATCCAGGTGCGTCAGCAGGGCACGATCGACATCAACGAGCAGCCGCCGGAGAAGGTCAAGCAGGGCGGTACGTTCACCTTCCCGCTCACCGGCGTCATCCAGCAGTACAACTACCAGCACGCCCAAGGTGCCTTCGGAGACGTCCAGCGGCTGCTCCGGCCGATCATGCCCCAGCCCTTCGTCGGGAAAGCGGATGGTTCGGTGGAGGTGAACAAGAACTACGTCGAATCCGCCGAGGTCATTTCCGGCGACCCCCAAGTGGTGGAAATCAAAATCAATCGCAGGGCCAAATGGTCCAATGGCACGCCCATCACCTGGCGGGATTTCGAGGCCGCCGTCAACGCCAACAGCGGCAAGACCCCCGGCTTCCAACCCGCGGTAACCGCCGGGTTCGAGAATGTCGCGAAGGTGGAACGCGGCGCGGACGACCAGGATGTGAAGATCACTTTCGCCAGGCCGTACGCCGAGTGGAAGGGCATGATCCAGTTCCTGTATCCGGCCGCCGAGATGGACACCCCGGAGAAGTTCAACAAGGGCTGGATCGGCAAGGTCCCGGTGACCGGGGGACCGTTCCGGATGAAGAACATCGACGACGCGGCGAAGACGGTCACCGTGGAGGCCGACCCGACCTGGTGGGGCGACAAGCCGAAGCTGGACGTCATCGTGTTCCAGGTCGCGACCCAGGACGCGGGTCCGCAGGCCTTCGCCAGCGGCGCGCTCGACGCCATCGACATCGGTTCCAGCGTCCCGTCCTTCCAGGCGATCAGCCAGACCCCGGGCGCGGTTGTGCGCAAGGCGTTGTCCCCCAACTGGCGGGTGCTGCACGTCGGGGCCCGCGAAGGCAGCCCGCTGCGGGATCTCAAGGTCCGGCAGGCGGTCTTCCAGGGAATCGACCGGACCACCCTGGTCAGGGCGATCCTCGGTCCCATCGTGCCGGACGCGACCCCGCTGCAGAACCACATCTACGTCGGCGGGCAGCAGGGTTACCGGCAGAACGGCACGGAATACGGCTACGACAAGGGCAAGGCCGCCCAGCTCCTGGACGAGGCCGGCTGGGTCGACGGGGGCACCGGTGTCCGGACCAAGGACGGCAAGCCGCTGGAGCTGCGGTTCGTCGTGCCGGCCGGGGTCAAGGTGAGCTCCGACGAGGCCCAGCTCGTGCAGCGCCAGCTCGGGGAGATCGGCATCAAGATCACCGTCGAGACGGTCGACCTGGACTCCTGGCAGAACCGGTACCTCACGGTCGGCAACTTCGACTTGCTGAACATGTCCTGGCTCGGCACGCCCTTCCCGCTCGGTCAGATCAGCGACATCTACACCTACGATCCGAACCTGGTGCGGCGGAACTACGGGCGAGTGCCGGACACCCAGGGTATCGGTGACCTTTTCCGGGTGGCGCAAGCGGAATTGGACGATCAGAAGCGGATGGAGCTCGGGAACCGGATCGACGATGCGATCTGGCGGGAATTCCATTCGATACCGCTCTACCAGCGTCCCGACGCGATCGGCGTGCGGTCGAACGTGGCCAATTTCGGCGCGTTCGGGTTCGCCACGCCGGACTGGACGAAGGTCGGCTTCACCGCCTGA
- a CDS encoding dipeptide ABC transporter ATP-binding protein: protein MTATPSGPSEPGRVVTRRGVVLRRLLGSWPAVLGLVVLAVLFFGAFLGAKLTPWTYDSQDYSAFLEPPSPRHWFGTTQIGGDIFVQTMAGLQRSLSIGLLVALLSTVLAAVVGASAGYFRGRTGRVLMWFVDLMLVLPVFLILAIMSRVFPGGNWFVVVLALAGFSWMIAARMVRGMTLTVAEQDFVRAAQFMGERPGKIIVRHVLPNISSVLIVHATINVSWAVLTEAGLSFFGFGVQPPDVSLGTLIRDGYPFALTSPWLFLPAGLTLIVSVLALTFVGDGLRDALDPNARRKEKGWQKTAAAAPPTPASVGTASESSEAAPLLEVSGLEVSFPGESGQVHVVRGLNYQVRPGEVLGIVGESGAGKSVSSLAVLGLQPDHAHVSGSVRFRGRELLGLSDTELSAIRGKRISMIFQDPLSALTPVFTVGDQVAEALLVHGKIGKRAAAERAVELLELVGIPDARRRARAFPHEFSGGMRQRVVIAIAIANDPDLIIADEPTTALDVTVQAQILDVLKTAQQVTGAGIVLITHDLGVVAGFADRLLVMYAGRAVEAGPVDEVYARPRMPYTLGLLGSVPRLDAPGHGPLVPIEGQPPSMAELPPGCPFSPRCPIAVKACRDAEPGMVEVGAGHRAACIRTDETAGSNGDAAAIYGTETTETTAQAAVLAPRERRDTVLEVRDLVKTFPVTRGVFRRKVGTVRAVDGISFDVAEGETLGLVGESGCGKTTTLLEILSLSAPAGGGVSVFGEDVAELSVAGRRAVRRDLQVVFQDPMASLDPRLPVAELVAEPMRVHGADRQAIAERVPELLELVGLRPEHASAYPAEFSGGQRQRIGIARALALRPKLIVLDEPVSALDVSIRAGVINLLAELRDRLGLCYLLVTHDLSVIRQLADRVAVMYLGQIVEIGEVARVFSAPAHPYTRALLSAVPIPDPPVERHRERIVLPGELPDPADPPSGCRFRSRCFVFTALDDRKRALCIEREPRSRQQGGDHRHSCHHA from the coding sequence ATGACCGCCACACCTTCCGGGCCGAGCGAGCCGGGCCGGGTCGTCACCAGGCGGGGCGTGGTCCTGCGCCGGTTACTGGGAAGCTGGCCGGCCGTCCTCGGCCTGGTCGTGCTCGCCGTGCTGTTCTTCGGTGCGTTTCTCGGCGCGAAGCTCACCCCGTGGACCTATGACAGCCAGGACTACTCCGCGTTTCTGGAGCCGCCGAGCCCCCGGCACTGGTTCGGCACCACGCAGATCGGCGGCGACATCTTCGTGCAGACCATGGCCGGGTTGCAGCGCTCGCTGTCCATCGGGCTGCTGGTCGCGCTGCTGTCCACCGTGCTCGCCGCGGTCGTCGGCGCCTCCGCCGGTTACTTCCGCGGACGGACCGGCCGGGTGCTGATGTGGTTCGTGGACCTGATGCTGGTGCTGCCGGTGTTCCTGATCCTCGCGATCATGAGCCGGGTCTTTCCCGGCGGGAACTGGTTCGTCGTGGTGCTCGCGCTCGCCGGGTTCAGCTGGATGATCGCCGCGCGGATGGTCCGCGGGATGACGCTGACGGTGGCCGAACAGGACTTCGTGCGGGCGGCCCAGTTCATGGGCGAACGGCCGGGGAAGATCATCGTCCGGCACGTCCTGCCGAACATCTCGTCGGTGCTGATCGTGCACGCGACCATCAACGTCAGCTGGGCGGTGCTGACCGAGGCGGGCTTGAGCTTCTTCGGCTTCGGCGTGCAGCCGCCGGACGTTTCGCTGGGCACCCTGATCCGGGACGGCTACCCGTTCGCGCTCACCTCGCCGTGGTTGTTCCTGCCCGCCGGCCTGACGCTGATCGTCAGCGTGCTCGCGCTCACCTTCGTCGGGGACGGCCTGCGTGACGCGCTGGATCCGAACGCGAGGCGGAAGGAGAAGGGCTGGCAGAAAACCGCGGCAGCCGCCCCGCCGACGCCCGCGAGCGTCGGTACCGCGTCCGAGTCGAGTGAAGCCGCTCCGCTGCTCGAAGTCTCCGGTCTCGAAGTCTCCTTCCCCGGCGAGTCCGGCCAGGTGCACGTCGTACGCGGACTGAACTACCAGGTGCGGCCGGGCGAGGTGCTCGGCATCGTCGGTGAGTCCGGCGCCGGAAAGTCGGTGTCCTCGCTCGCGGTGCTGGGACTCCAGCCGGACCACGCGCACGTGTCGGGTTCCGTGCGGTTCCGGGGCAGGGAACTGCTCGGGCTGTCCGACACCGAGCTGTCCGCGATCCGCGGCAAGCGCATCTCGATGATCTTCCAGGATCCGCTGTCCGCGCTGACCCCGGTCTTCACGGTGGGCGACCAGGTGGCCGAAGCGTTGCTGGTGCACGGAAAGATCGGCAAGCGGGCGGCCGCCGAGCGCGCGGTCGAGCTGCTCGAACTGGTCGGCATCCCGGACGCGCGCCGCCGGGCACGGGCCTTCCCGCACGAGTTCTCCGGTGGGATGCGCCAGCGGGTGGTGATCGCGATCGCGATCGCGAACGATCCCGACCTGATCATCGCCGACGAGCCGACCACCGCGTTGGACGTGACCGTGCAGGCCCAGATCCTCGACGTGCTGAAGACCGCGCAGCAGGTCACCGGTGCCGGCATCGTCCTGATCACGCACGATCTCGGCGTGGTGGCGGGATTCGCCGACCGCCTGCTGGTGATGTACGCCGGCCGGGCGGTGGAAGCCGGCCCGGTCGACGAGGTCTACGCCCGCCCCCGGATGCCCTACACGCTCGGCCTGCTCGGCTCGGTGCCCCGGCTGGACGCGCCAGGGCACGGGCCGTTGGTGCCCATCGAGGGACAGCCGCCGTCGATGGCGGAGCTGCCACCGGGGTGCCCGTTCTCCCCGCGTTGCCCGATAGCCGTCAAGGCGTGCCGCGACGCCGAGCCCGGCATGGTCGAGGTCGGTGCCGGACATCGGGCGGCCTGCATTCGTACCGACGAGACAGCGGGTTCGAACGGCGATGCCGCCGCGATCTACGGCACCGAGACCACCGAGACCACAGCGCAGGCGGCCGTGCTGGCTCCCCGCGAGCGGCGCGACACCGTGCTCGAGGTCAGGGACCTGGTGAAAACCTTCCCGGTGACCAGGGGCGTGTTCCGGCGCAAGGTGGGCACCGTGCGCGCGGTGGACGGTATCTCGTTCGACGTGGCCGAGGGCGAAACGCTGGGCCTGGTCGGGGAGTCGGGCTGCGGCAAGACCACGACCTTGCTGGAGATCCTGTCGCTTTCCGCGCCGGCGGGCGGCGGCGTCAGCGTGTTCGGCGAGGACGTGGCGGAGCTGAGCGTCGCCGGCCGGCGGGCGGTGCGCCGCGACCTCCAGGTGGTGTTCCAGGATCCGATGGCGTCGCTGGACCCGCGGCTGCCGGTCGCCGAACTCGTCGCCGAGCCGATGCGGGTGCACGGTGCGGACCGGCAGGCCATCGCCGAGCGGGTGCCGGAGCTGCTCGAACTGGTCGGCCTGCGACCGGAGCACGCGAGCGCGTATCCGGCGGAGTTCTCCGGCGGGCAACGGCAGCGGATCGGCATCGCGCGGGCGCTGGCGTTGCGGCCGAAGCTGATCGTGCTCGATGAACCGGTCTCCGCGCTGGACGTCTCCATCCGGGCCGGGGTGATCAACCTGCTGGCCGAGCTCAGGGACCGGCTGGGGCTGTGCTACCTGCTGGTGACGCACGACCTGTCGGTGATCAGGCAGCTCGCCGACCGGGTCGCCGTGATGTACCTCGGGCAGATCGTGGAGATCGGCGAGGTCGCGCGCGTGTTCAGCGCGCCCGCGCACCCGTACACCAGGGCGCTGCTCTCCGCGGTGCCCATTCCCGATCCTCCGGTCGAGCGGCACCGCGAACGCATCGTGCTCCCTGGTGAGCTGCCGGACCCGGCCGATCCGCCATCCGGTTGTCGTTTCCGTTCGCGGTGTTTCGTCTTCACCGCCCTGGACGATAGGAAACGGGCACTGTGCATCGAACGGGAACCACGTTCGCGGCAACAGGGCGGTGACCACAGGCACTCGTGTCACCACGCGTAA
- a CDS encoding ABC transporter permease, with the protein MAGFLLRRFASYVALSLIATFLAFALAGATFHPLDELRQQNPPPSEAVLAAKAHELGLDQPIPQRFVSWLSGVLSGDFGTTVAGAPVSQELWTRAGVSVRLFLIGAVVGIVLGVLLGVLGAVRQYRFADHAITILSSALLATPVFVLGMLLKQGTLAINQSLGWNLLEFTGEVTPNFSGSFGAELLDRLRHLVLPTLTIALGLVALYSRYQRGAMLDVLGSDYLRTARAKGLTRRQAVLKHGLRTALIPMATPFAFGFGLLITGGVFTERLFNWYGMGDWLVVGISGQDINITATVTLFVGVCVLVSGWLSDLFHVVLDPRIRIR; encoded by the coding sequence GTGGCCGGTTTCCTGCTTCGGCGCTTCGCCAGCTATGTCGCGTTGTCCCTGATCGCGACGTTCCTGGCGTTCGCGCTCGCCGGCGCGACCTTCCACCCGCTCGATGAGCTGCGGCAGCAGAATCCGCCGCCGTCCGAGGCGGTACTCGCGGCCAAAGCCCACGAGTTGGGCCTGGACCAGCCGATCCCGCAACGGTTCGTGAGCTGGCTGTCGGGGGTGCTCAGCGGCGACTTCGGCACCACGGTGGCCGGCGCGCCGGTCAGCCAGGAGCTGTGGACCCGCGCGGGGGTCAGCGTCCGGCTGTTCCTGATCGGAGCCGTCGTCGGCATCGTGCTCGGCGTGCTGCTCGGCGTGCTGGGCGCCGTCCGCCAGTACCGGTTCGCCGACCACGCCATCACGATCCTTTCCTCCGCGCTGCTGGCCACGCCGGTGTTCGTGCTCGGCATGCTGCTGAAACAGGGCACGCTCGCGATCAACCAGTCGCTGGGCTGGAACTTGCTCGAGTTCACCGGCGAGGTGACCCCGAACTTCAGCGGGAGCTTCGGCGCGGAACTGCTCGACCGGCTGCGGCACCTGGTGCTGCCCACGCTGACCATCGCGCTCGGGCTGGTCGCCTTGTACAGCCGCTACCAGCGCGGCGCCATGCTCGACGTGCTCGGCAGCGACTACCTGCGCACCGCTCGCGCGAAGGGCCTGACCCGGCGCCAGGCCGTGCTCAAACACGGCCTGCGCACCGCGCTGATCCCGATGGCCACCCCGTTCGCCTTCGGCTTCGGCCTGCTGATCACCGGCGGCGTGTTCACCGAGCGACTGTTCAACTGGTACGGCATGGGGGACTGGCTGGTGGTCGGCATCAGCGGCCAGGACATCAACATCACCGCCACGGTCACCCTGTTCGTCGGGGTGTGCGTGCTGGTCTCGGGCTGGCTTTCCGACCTGTTCCACGTCGTGCTCGACCCGCGGATCAGGATCCGGTGA
- a CDS encoding TetR/AcrR family transcriptional regulator: protein MSRLTRAQQQQRTHERLLAAGRSVFVRRGFLAATVEEIVAEAGYTRGALYKHFGGKEGLWLAITEAQAEQHLLHLGERLGNASDRDELIAALIPGGPAFGEGEPRWSVATYEFAAWIASQPELAGTVVAGQRLREERIVELLERNCARLGIRPVLPLPQVVVLIGALGGSLALRRAVDPATDVRAVEAGVIAAVFPMPSGKGKS, encoded by the coding sequence GTGTCCAGGTTGACGCGGGCGCAGCAGCAGCAGCGGACGCACGAACGGCTGCTGGCAGCCGGGCGGTCGGTGTTCGTCCGGCGCGGTTTCCTCGCCGCGACGGTGGAGGAGATCGTGGCCGAGGCCGGCTACACGCGAGGGGCGCTGTACAAGCACTTCGGTGGCAAGGAGGGGCTGTGGCTGGCGATCACCGAAGCACAGGCCGAGCAGCACCTCCTGCACCTCGGGGAACGCCTCGGCAACGCGTCCGATCGCGACGAGCTGATCGCCGCGCTGATTCCCGGCGGGCCAGCGTTCGGCGAAGGCGAGCCCCGCTGGAGCGTGGCCACCTACGAGTTCGCGGCCTGGATCGCCAGCCAGCCGGAGCTCGCCGGCACCGTGGTCGCCGGCCAGCGGCTCCGCGAGGAACGGATCGTGGAGCTGCTGGAGCGGAACTGCGCGCGCCTCGGCATCCGGCCCGTCCTGCCGCTGCCGCAGGTTGTCGTGCTGATCGGCGCGCTCGGCGGCAGCCTCGCCCTGCGCCGCGCGGTCGACCCGGCCACCGACGTGCGGGCCGTCGAGGCCGGTGTCATCGCCGCCGTGTTCCCGATGCCTTCAGGAAAGGGAAAATCGTGA
- a CDS encoding alpha/beta fold hydrolase has product MTVQFARNGDIEIAYETFGAAPGRPLLLIHGAGAPMLGWPEEFCAALVERGFHVARCDNRDAGRSSRARRPYTVADMATDGLSVLDTLGWPAAHLVGVSLGGMIGQVMAARHQDRVLSLTSMCSAPDASMRRTKIGVMARYFALNWRKPAGPEAAGERLVKLLRLVGSTGHPQDEDWLRRIGSEGHPHRTDFAAARRQAAAARASGDRRTELSTITAPTLVLSGDADPLQPPRAGKATADAIPGARFVSYPGMGHDLPPALWPAIIDDIDAIATTPTSR; this is encoded by the coding sequence GTGACCGTCCAGTTCGCCCGCAACGGCGACATCGAGATCGCCTACGAAACGTTCGGCGCCGCGCCGGGGCGCCCGCTGCTGCTGATCCACGGTGCCGGGGCACCGATGCTGGGCTGGCCGGAGGAGTTCTGCGCGGCGCTGGTCGAGCGGGGCTTCCACGTCGCCCGCTGCGACAACCGGGACGCCGGCCGCTCCTCCCGCGCGAGGAGGCCCTACACCGTCGCGGACATGGCCACCGACGGGCTGTCCGTATTGGACACACTGGGCTGGCCGGCCGCACACCTCGTCGGCGTGTCCCTCGGCGGCATGATCGGCCAGGTGATGGCCGCCCGGCACCAGGACCGGGTGCTGAGCCTGACCTCGATGTGCTCGGCGCCGGACGCGTCCATGCGGCGCACCAAGATCGGCGTCATGGCGCGGTACTTCGCGCTGAACTGGCGGAAACCAGCCGGACCGGAGGCCGCGGGCGAGCGGCTGGTCAAGCTGCTCCGGCTGGTCGGCTCGACCGGTCATCCGCAGGACGAGGACTGGCTGCGCCGAATCGGCAGCGAAGGCCATCCGCATCGCACCGATTTCGCCGCCGCCCGGCGCCAGGCCGCCGCGGCTCGCGCGTCCGGCGACCGACGGACGGAGCTGTCCACCATCACGGCCCCCACCCTCGTGCTGAGCGGCGACGCCGACCCGCTGCAACCGCCGCGAGCGGGGAAAGCGACCGCCGACGCCATCCCGGGAGCGCGATTCGTCAGCTATCCCGGCATGGGCCACGATCTGCCACCCGCGCTCTGGCCCGCGATCATCGACGACATCGACGCGATCGCCACGACACCGACCAGCCGCTGA